One region of Hymenobacter sediminicola genomic DNA includes:
- a CDS encoding HesB/IscA family protein, with protein MATAVSTKLAPISLTSRALAEVRTILTEKNVPGEYGLRVGVQGGGCSGLSYLLGFDKPKEQDETFDIEGVMLIMDKKHAMYVLGMEVDFQDGLNARGFVFNNPQAKSTCGCGSSFSA; from the coding sequence ATGGCAACGGCCGTCTCCACGAAACTTGCTCCCATAAGCCTCACTTCCCGCGCTCTGGCGGAGGTTCGCACTATTCTGACCGAGAAAAACGTGCCCGGCGAATACGGCCTGCGCGTAGGCGTTCAGGGTGGTGGCTGCTCAGGCCTGAGCTACCTGCTGGGTTTTGATAAGCCCAAGGAGCAGGACGAAACCTTCGATATCGAGGGTGTGATGCTTATCATGGATAAGAAGCACGCCATGTATGTGCTGGGTATGGAAGTCGATTTCCAGGATGGCCTCAACGCCCGCGGATTCGTCTTCAACAACCCTCAAGCCAAGAGCACCTGCGGCTGCGGCTCCTCGTTCTCCGCCTAA
- a CDS encoding penicillin acylase family protein, whose product MRSSLTLGFLLVAISAQAQVFSPAEIARWQQQAQQVTITRDTWGVPHVQGKTDADAVFGLLYAQCEDDFARVEMNYLDAIGRLAEVEGESVIYHDLRARLFLDSTQAISLYKKSPAWMKQLLNAFADGTNYYLHTHPTVQPKLLRRFQPWMPLMFSEGSIGGNISVVPLERLKNFYTNRKSTSWQQPDFERAEREPVGSNGFAVAPTKSASGHALLLINPHTSFYFRPEVQMRSEAGLNAYGAVTWGQFFVYQGFNEHCGWMHTSSQADSMDEYLETIEQKDGKYYYRYGKQLRPVQVTPISIPYRQADGKIGRKQFTTYRTHHGPVVGQQADTKWVTVRMMDTPLAALEQSYLRTKATDYASFRETLKLNGNASNNTVFADSKGTIAYWHGNFMPRRDSQFDWNRPVDGSNPKTDWQGLHKVDDLVQLKNPASGWIQNCNATPFTVSGPSSPARSNYPTYMAPDAENYRGINAVRVLSSKPVFTLDTLIAAAKDPYLAGFEALLPALLKDFQFVLDSSNPPEGDVVEAMKVLQVWDKRYSTASVGQTLATYWGEKIQRLARARAAANQPLDYISLTAFTIANTTPQEKLVALQETLDELTRDFGTWKMPWGAVNRFQRLTGNIQETYDDQKPSLPVAFTSSAWGSLAAFGSRAYPGTKKRYGSVGNSFIAVVEFGPRIKARSVLAGGNSNNPASPHFTDQAGLYAEENFKEVYFYPEDVKKHAERTYSPGQ is encoded by the coding sequence ATGCGTTCTAGCCTTACCCTCGGTTTCCTGTTAGTTGCTATCAGCGCCCAGGCGCAGGTGTTTAGCCCGGCAGAAATAGCCCGCTGGCAACAGCAGGCACAGCAGGTAACCATCACGCGCGACACCTGGGGCGTACCACATGTGCAAGGAAAAACCGATGCTGATGCAGTGTTTGGGCTCCTGTATGCGCAGTGCGAAGACGATTTTGCGCGGGTAGAAATGAACTACCTCGACGCCATTGGCCGACTGGCAGAAGTGGAAGGCGAATCAGTCATTTACCACGATTTACGGGCCCGGCTGTTCCTGGACAGCACCCAGGCCATCAGTCTGTATAAGAAAAGCCCGGCTTGGATGAAGCAACTGCTTAATGCTTTTGCCGACGGTACCAACTACTACCTGCATACCCACCCTACCGTGCAACCCAAGCTGTTGCGCCGCTTTCAGCCCTGGATGCCGCTCATGTTCAGTGAGGGCAGCATTGGTGGCAACATCAGCGTGGTGCCACTGGAGCGGCTGAAAAACTTCTACACCAACCGCAAATCCACATCTTGGCAGCAGCCCGACTTTGAACGGGCGGAGCGGGAACCGGTGGGCTCTAATGGGTTTGCCGTGGCGCCGACCAAAAGCGCCAGCGGCCACGCGCTGCTGCTCATCAATCCGCACACGTCGTTCTATTTCCGGCCGGAGGTGCAGATGCGCAGTGAAGCCGGCCTGAACGCCTATGGTGCCGTGACGTGGGGACAGTTTTTCGTGTATCAGGGCTTCAACGAGCATTGCGGCTGGATGCACACGTCAAGCCAGGCCGACTCGATGGATGAGTATCTGGAAACCATTGAGCAGAAGGATGGGAAGTACTATTACCGCTACGGCAAGCAGCTGCGGCCGGTGCAAGTCACTCCCATCTCCATTCCGTATCGGCAAGCTGACGGTAAAATAGGGCGCAAGCAGTTCACTACTTACCGCACCCACCACGGCCCGGTAGTAGGCCAGCAGGCCGACACGAAGTGGGTGACGGTGCGCATGATGGATACGCCATTGGCGGCGCTGGAACAATCCTATCTGCGCACCAAAGCCACCGACTATGCCAGCTTTCGGGAAACGCTGAAGCTTAATGGCAATGCTTCCAATAACACGGTGTTTGCCGACAGCAAAGGCACCATTGCCTACTGGCACGGCAACTTCATGCCCCGGCGAGACTCACAATTCGATTGGAACCGGCCCGTGGATGGCAGCAACCCCAAAACCGACTGGCAGGGCCTGCACAAGGTGGACGACTTGGTACAGCTGAAAAACCCGGCCAGCGGCTGGATTCAGAATTGTAATGCCACGCCGTTCACAGTTTCCGGACCCAGCAGCCCGGCCAGGAGCAACTACCCGACATATATGGCGCCAGACGCCGAAAACTACCGGGGCATCAATGCCGTGCGCGTACTTAGCAGCAAGCCGGTGTTTACGCTTGATACGCTGATTGCGGCGGCCAAAGACCCGTATCTGGCTGGTTTCGAAGCATTGCTTCCGGCACTACTCAAGGACTTCCAGTTTGTACTGGACAGCTCCAATCCGCCGGAGGGTGACGTAGTAGAAGCCATGAAGGTTCTGCAAGTCTGGGACAAGCGCTACAGCACAGCGTCTGTGGGCCAGACGCTGGCTACGTACTGGGGTGAGAAGATTCAGCGCCTAGCCCGTGCCCGCGCCGCCGCTAACCAGCCGCTGGACTATATAAGCCTCACTGCCTTCACCATTGCCAACACCACACCTCAAGAAAAACTAGTGGCTCTGCAGGAAACGCTTGATGAGCTAACCCGTGACTTTGGCACCTGGAAGATGCCCTGGGGCGCAGTAAACCGCTTCCAGCGCCTCACAGGCAACATCCAGGAAACCTACGACGACCAAAAGCCCAGCTTACCAGTCGCCTTCACGTCCTCAGCCTGGGGCTCATTGGCGGCTTTTGGTTCCCGCGCCTATCCCGGCACCAAAAAACGCTATGGCAGCGTCGGCAACAGTTTTATTGCGGTGGTAGAGTTCGGGCCGCGTATCAAGGCTCGCTCCGTACTGGCCGGCGGCAACAGCAACAACCCTGCTTCTCCGCATTTCACGGATCAGGCGGGGCTATATGCGGAGGAGAACTTCAAGGAAGTATATTTCTATCCTGAAGATGTGAAGAAGCACGCGGAGCGGACGTATTCGCCGGGGCAGTAG
- the bshA gene encoding N-acetyl-alpha-D-glucosaminyl L-malate synthase BshA, translating into MNIGIVCYPTFGGSGVVATELGKALAQRGHRVHFITYSQPVRLDFFNENLFYHEVYIPPYPLFQFPPYELALASKMVDIVQNEKLDVLHVHYAIPHASAAFMAKQILLTRGIRIPVVTTLHGTDITLVGKDASYEPVVTFSINQSDGVTSVSADLRRETYEYFAIEKDIEVIPNFINLARFQKQDKAHFKAAIAPNGEKLLVHTSNFRSVKRVDDVVNIFAGVRKQTPAKLLLVGDGPDRPRIEKLCREIGHCEDVRFLGKLEAVEEVLSIADLFLMPSEKESFGLAALEAMACEVPVISTNAGGIPELNQHGITGMVSEIGDVADMVKNALYVLEDENLPRFKAAARAHAETFAVENIVPLYEACYQRAIDAVLTAAAV; encoded by the coding sequence ATGAACATCGGCATTGTCTGTTACCCCACCTTTGGCGGCTCCGGCGTAGTAGCCACTGAGTTGGGCAAAGCCCTGGCCCAGCGCGGCCACCGCGTGCACTTTATCACTTACAGCCAGCCGGTTCGCCTCGACTTCTTCAACGAGAATCTGTTCTACCACGAGGTCTATATTCCACCGTATCCGCTGTTTCAGTTTCCGCCTTATGAGCTGGCGCTGGCCTCGAAAATGGTGGACATTGTGCAGAATGAGAAGCTGGATGTGCTGCACGTGCATTACGCTATTCCGCACGCCTCGGCCGCCTTCATGGCCAAGCAGATTCTGCTCACGCGCGGCATCCGAATTCCCGTAGTCACGACACTGCACGGCACCGACATTACGCTGGTGGGCAAAGATGCTAGCTACGAGCCCGTCGTGACGTTCAGCATCAACCAGTCGGATGGCGTGACATCGGTTTCGGCGGATCTGCGGCGCGAGACCTATGAGTATTTCGCCATCGAGAAAGACATTGAAGTTATTCCGAACTTCATCAATCTGGCCCGCTTCCAGAAGCAGGACAAAGCCCATTTTAAGGCAGCCATTGCGCCCAACGGCGAAAAGCTCTTGGTGCATACCTCCAACTTCCGCTCCGTGAAGCGTGTGGATGATGTGGTAAACATCTTTGCCGGCGTGCGCAAGCAAACACCTGCCAAGCTGCTGCTTGTCGGAGATGGGCCCGACAGGCCGCGCATCGAGAAGCTATGCCGCGAAATCGGCCACTGTGAGGATGTGCGGTTTCTGGGCAAGTTGGAAGCGGTGGAGGAAGTCCTCAGTATTGCGGATTTGTTTCTGATGCCCTCGGAAAAGGAAAGCTTCGGGCTGGCGGCCTTGGAAGCCATGGCCTGCGAAGTACCCGTCATCAGCACCAATGCCGGCGGCATTCCGGAGTTGAACCAGCACGGTATTACGGGCATGGTTAGTGAAATCGGCGACGTGGCCGACATGGTCAAAAATGCGCTTTATGTGCTGGAAGACGAGAACCTGCCCCGATTCAAAGCCGCTGCCCGCGCCCACGCCGAAACGTTTGCCGTTGAGAACATCGTACCGCTCTATGAAGCATGTTACCAGCGCGCCATCGACGCCGTGCTGACTGCCGCTGCGGTATAA
- a CDS encoding ChaN family lipoprotein → MSFTLKADDKPAYRLFTAAGKATSYDKMLKELATADVVFFGEQHNDPIAHWLELQLAKDLLRLKQGQLVLGLEMFERDVQPLVDQYTTGELDDKAFEEQSRPWPNYATDYKPLLQLARQQKFRVVGTNVPRRYASQVAKGSLTALEALPALEKAWIAPLPMTVDFELPGYKNMAKMFGGDAAHAAGVQNIIQAQALKDATMAHFLNQARPEGHLLLHFNGAYHSDNHDGILAYLRQQNPKLKTLTISTVSQEQLGKLEKEHERKADFVLVIPEDMTKTY, encoded by the coding sequence ATGAGCTTCACGCTGAAAGCCGATGACAAGCCCGCCTACCGCCTGTTTACGGCCGCCGGCAAAGCCACCAGCTACGACAAAATGCTGAAGGAGCTGGCCACGGCCGATGTCGTGTTCTTCGGGGAGCAGCACAACGACCCCATTGCGCACTGGCTGGAGCTGCAGCTCGCCAAAGACCTGCTCCGCCTGAAGCAGGGCCAGCTGGTGCTGGGGCTGGAAATGTTTGAGCGCGACGTGCAGCCCCTCGTAGACCAGTACACCACCGGCGAGCTGGACGACAAAGCCTTTGAGGAGCAAAGCCGCCCCTGGCCCAACTACGCCACCGACTACAAGCCGCTGCTGCAACTGGCCCGGCAGCAGAAATTCCGGGTGGTGGGCACCAACGTGCCGCGCCGCTACGCCTCGCAGGTCGCGAAGGGCAGCCTCACAGCCTTGGAAGCTCTGCCCGCTTTGGAAAAAGCGTGGATAGCCCCGTTGCCGATGACCGTGGACTTTGAGCTGCCTGGCTATAAAAACATGGCGAAGATGTTCGGCGGTGACGCTGCCCATGCGGCCGGTGTGCAGAACATTATTCAGGCTCAGGCCCTCAAGGATGCCACCATGGCTCACTTTCTGAACCAAGCCCGCCCGGAAGGCCACCTGCTGCTTCACTTCAACGGCGCCTACCACTCCGACAACCACGACGGCATCTTGGCCTATCTGCGCCAGCAAAACCCGAAGCTGAAAACGCTTACCATTAGCACCGTTTCGCAGGAGCAACTGGGCAAGCTGGAGAAAGAGCACGAGCGGAAAGCCGATTTTGTGCTGGTGATACCGGAAGACATGACCAAGACGTATTAG
- a CDS encoding glycerol-3-phosphate dehydrogenase/oxidase, translated as MPQTQPQYLFQRQQLVRQLSTQPVWDLLVIGGGATGLGVALDGISRGYKTLLLEQADFAKGTSSRSTKLVHGGVRYLAQGDVALVREALYERGLLLKNAPHLVKNQDFIIPNYDWWGGPFYTIGLKLYDLLAGKRSFGASVHLNRAETLRRLGSLKAEGLKGSVLYHDGQFDDARLAINLAQTAVEHGGTVLNYFSVGRLLKDSQGQVAGVVATDQETGTSYELRAKAVINATGIFVDDILQLDEPGAPTLVRPSQGVHIVLDKSFLPGEAALMIPKTEDGRVLFAVPWHGRIVLGTTDTPLEERRQEPLALEEEIDFILRTAARYLTRPPQRSDALSIFAGLRPLAAPRNGSEQSKEISRSHKILVSASGLITITGGKWTTYRRMGQDTVDKAIALGKLPSAACQTSQLRIHGAYPTSDYSNHLYVYGSDLPALQQLITNEPVLGKKLDSSLEFLQAEVVWAARYEMARTVEDVLARRVRVLFLDARAAIRVAPLVAILLAQELGHSIAWQEQQVTDFTQLAQQYLPTSVPA; from the coding sequence ATGCCCCAAACCCAGCCTCAATACCTTTTCCAACGGCAGCAGCTCGTGCGGCAGCTGAGCACACAGCCCGTTTGGGACTTGTTGGTGATTGGTGGCGGGGCCACGGGCCTGGGAGTAGCGCTGGATGGAATCAGCCGGGGCTACAAAACGCTGCTGCTGGAGCAGGCAGATTTTGCCAAAGGCACCAGCAGCCGCAGCACCAAGCTAGTACACGGCGGCGTCCGGTACCTCGCGCAAGGCGACGTGGCCCTGGTGCGTGAGGCGCTGTATGAGAGAGGACTATTGCTAAAAAACGCGCCTCACCTAGTCAAAAACCAAGATTTCATCATTCCCAACTACGACTGGTGGGGCGGGCCTTTCTACACTATTGGCCTGAAGCTGTATGACCTACTGGCCGGAAAACGCAGCTTCGGGGCTTCCGTGCACCTGAACCGGGCAGAAACGCTCCGCCGCTTGGGTAGCCTGAAAGCCGAGGGCCTGAAGGGCAGCGTACTTTACCACGACGGGCAGTTTGATGATGCACGACTGGCCATCAACCTAGCCCAGACGGCTGTAGAACATGGAGGCACGGTCCTCAACTACTTCTCGGTAGGTAGGCTGTTGAAAGACAGCCAGGGCCAAGTCGCCGGAGTAGTAGCCACCGACCAAGAAACGGGTACCAGCTACGAGCTGCGGGCCAAAGCCGTGATAAATGCCACAGGCATCTTCGTAGACGATATTCTGCAGCTGGATGAGCCCGGTGCCCCAACGCTGGTACGGCCGAGCCAAGGCGTGCATATCGTGCTGGACAAGTCGTTTCTGCCTGGTGAGGCTGCTCTGATGATACCCAAAACGGAGGATGGCCGCGTGCTGTTTGCGGTGCCGTGGCACGGCCGGATAGTGCTGGGCACTACCGATACACCGCTGGAAGAGCGCCGCCAAGAGCCACTGGCGCTGGAGGAAGAAATAGACTTTATCCTGCGCACGGCTGCTCGTTACCTTACCCGCCCGCCCCAGCGCAGCGACGCACTGAGCATCTTCGCGGGCCTCCGGCCATTGGCGGCACCCCGCAACGGCTCCGAGCAGAGCAAGGAAATTTCGCGCAGCCACAAAATACTGGTGTCTGCCTCGGGCCTCATTACTATCACGGGAGGCAAATGGACTACCTACCGCCGCATGGGCCAGGATACGGTAGACAAGGCTATTGCCTTAGGCAAGTTGCCGTCGGCAGCCTGCCAGACCTCCCAGCTGCGCATCCATGGCGCCTACCCCACCTCCGACTATTCCAACCACCTGTATGTGTATGGCTCCGACCTACCTGCTTTGCAGCAGCTGATTACCAACGAGCCGGTGCTGGGCAAGAAGCTGGATAGCAGTCTGGAGTTTCTGCAAGCCGAAGTAGTGTGGGCAGCCCGCTACGAAATGGCCCGGACGGTAGAAGATGTGCTGGCACGCCGCGTACGGGTATTGTTTCTAGATGCCCGCGCCGCTATTCGGGTGGCGCCGCTGGTGGCCATCCTGTTGGCACAGGAACTGGGCCACAGCATAGCCTGGCAGGAACAGCAGGTGACGGATTTTACACAGCTGGCCCAACAGTACCTGCCCACATCAGTACCGGCGTAA
- a CDS encoding GNAT family N-acetyltransferase, producing the protein MLFREATLLDIPQLTEVRLSVQENRLSNPALVTLQDYVEYLTQRGKGWVCEIEGHIVGFAIADLRGHSIWALFVQPEFAGRGIGKKLHQLMLEWIFAQSAQPVWLSTAPGTRAEEFYRRQGWQQTGLTKSGEVRFEMTVEAYR; encoded by the coding sequence ATGCTATTCCGAGAAGCCACCCTCCTGGACATTCCGCAGCTCACGGAGGTGCGGCTGTCGGTGCAGGAAAACCGCCTCTCTAACCCTGCGCTGGTCACGCTTCAGGACTACGTCGAATACCTCACGCAACGCGGCAAAGGCTGGGTGTGCGAAATAGAGGGGCACATTGTGGGCTTTGCCATTGCCGATTTACGGGGTCACAGCATTTGGGCGCTATTTGTGCAGCCGGAATTTGCGGGACGTGGAATTGGCAAAAAGCTGCACCAGCTGATGCTGGAGTGGATTTTCGCGCAGAGCGCCCAACCTGTATGGCTTAGTACAGCGCCCGGTACGCGGGCCGAGGAGTTTTACCGCCGCCAAGGCTGGCAGCAAACCGGCCTGACTAAGAGCGGAGAGGTGCGCTTTGAAATGACAGTGGAAGCCTACCGATAG